The Candida orthopsilosis Co 90-125, chromosome 7 draft sequence genome has a window encoding:
- a CDS encoding Ufe1 protein (similar to S. cerevisiae Ufe1p, an ER t-SNARE mediating retrograde traffic) — protein MTDLTPVFNQCVNIVQSEIKPQKHPQSKEQPLYLIKDSFNKECIEFYQILSNLSHFITEIKAEYLAVSDNASNSVSKDKIDEQFNTRVQQCFKKIGALETYETKRKQMIKATLQKRWFFQDGNEQDLYFETEASHRHQVLRFLMESLVNLSKTYEKMQRKRIQREKQLNSLNFQNINDDLEKDLDNSKMFTSLDRIQQDIEKEEETPQFEMSQEQIQELESENKELLNLKTAQLNQVDNIQQSILDIVNIQNELSFKLQEQGDQIDNLMDTHSQVELEVKEGNRTLNKATRRNKRGTNYLVTICILLGCLLVIVDFLKFI, from the coding sequence ATGACTGACTTAACACCGGTATTCAACCAATGTGTAAACATTGTTCAGTCTGAAATCAAGCCCCAAAAGCATCCACAATCCAAAGAACAACCATTATATCTAATCAAAGACAGCTTCAATAAAGAATGTATTGaattttaccaaattttAAGCAATCTAAGTCATTTCATCACAGAAATCAAGGCGGAGTACCTTGCTGTATCTGACAATGCATCTAACTCAGTATCTAAAGACAAGATTGATGAACAATTCAATACCAGAGTTCAACAATGCTTCAAGAAGATAGGGGCGTTAGAAACATATGAGACGAAAAGGAAACAAATGATTAAGGCAACGCTACAGAAACGATGGTTTTTCCAAGATGGCAATGAACAAGACCTCTATTTTGAAACTGAGGCTAGTCATAGACATCAAGTGTTACGATTCTTGATGGAATCATTAGTCAACTTATCCAAAACCTATGAAAAAATGCAACGCAAACGAATCCAACGTGAAAAACAACTAAATTCAttaaactttcaaaatatcaatgatgatCTAGAGAAAGATTTGGATAACTCAAAAATGTTCACTAGCTTGGATCGAATACAACAAGATATAGAAAAAGAGGAGGAAACACCACAATTCGAAATGAGTCAGgaacaaattcaagaattggaatcagaaaacaaagaattactcaatttgaaaacagcTCAATTGAACCAGGTTGATAACATACAACAATCCATTCTTGACATTGTAAATATCCAAAACGAATTAAGCTTTAAATTGCAAGAGCAAGGAGATCAAATCGATAATTTGATGGACACCCATTCACAAGTCGAGTTGGAAGTCAAAGAGGGTAACCGAACATTGAATAAGgcaacaagaagaaacaaaagaggAACCAATTACTTGGTTACTATTTGTATCCTATTGGGTTGTCTTTTGGTCATTGTAGATTTTTTAAAGTTTATATAG
- a CDS encoding Hbs1 protein (S. cerevisiae homolog HBS1 has role rRNA decay, nuclear-transcribed mRNA catabolic process, no-go decay, translation and localizes to cytoplasm), which translates to MDYDEDELDYNSQDELDQFEEDKLTNEEYELLHELLPQLKAKLKSFNDDIPELALKEALYFNYFELEPSIEELKSNFKKKITKVQNNFNKPSPDDEILNAQKQAFEGVGNLKIDEAPKEKSASKVKETKPLKKVDIDKELTSNPQFSKPHKSFVVIGHVDAGKSTLMGRLLFDYGIVDAKTVNKLVKESEKIGKGSFALAWIMDQTEEERSHGVTVDICATDFEVESTKFTAIDAPGHRDFVPQLIGGVSNADFALLVIDSITGEFEAGFALDGQTKEHTILAKNLGIEKICVVVNKMDKENWSENRFETIKTQMLEFLTSSGVDFKPEQIDFVPISGLTGNNVVKRDQSIEPFKWYTGPTLAQYIENVPLATISETNISQEPFYLSVHDVYKDKGDLKVIGKINSGFIQTRETVVFHPSGERLQVSSILVSQQTVDFAIGGQLATLLFKSSQVSNDSADIVRIGDVVSKVQSSIKTVKKFIASVNLFNIDKPLLVGMPFILFRNSSQVPARITNIIEITDSTKKKKKRLLHLTSKQNAIVEIEVDGGASLPLTTYEDNAKLGRIVLRREGLTIGAGKVTEIRLSSH; encoded by the exons ATGGATtacgatgaagatgaattaGACTACAACTCGCAAGACGAGCTAGACCAATTTGAGGAAGATAAATTAACGAATGAAGAATACGAATTACTACATGAACTATTGCCCCAATTGAAAGCAAAGTTGAAGTCTTTTAATGACGACATACCGGAATTAGCATTGAAAGAAGCTCTCTACTTCAACTACTTTGAACTAGAgccatcaattgaagaactAAAGTCCAATTTTAAGA AAAAAATCACGAAGGTGCAAAATAACTTCAACAAGCCATCACCTGATGACGAGATTCTAAATGCACAGAAACAAGCATTCGAAGGGGTTGGAAACTTGAAGATTGACGAAGCACCAAAGGAGAAAAGCGCAAGTAAAGTTAAAGAAACCAAACCGTTAAAGAAGGTTGACATTGACAAAGAATTAACGAGTAACCCGCAATTCAGCAAACCTCACAAATCCTTTGTCGTTATTGGCCATGTCGATGCAGGAAAGTCAACACTTATGGGAAGACTATTGTTCGATTATGGTATAGTCGACGCCAAAACAGTCAACAAACTAGTTAAAGAGAGTGAGAAAATAGGTAAAGGTTCTTTTGCTTTGGCATGGATTATGGACCAGacagaagaagagagaaGTCATGGAGTTACTGTAGACATCTGTGCTactgattttgaagttgaaagtACTAAATTCACTGCCATTGATGCTCCTGGTCACAGAGATTTTGTTCCACAATTGATAGGCGGTGTTTCCAATGCAGACTTTGCCTTATTGGTAATCGATTCGATAACTGGTGAGTTTGAGGCAGGATTTGCTTTAGATGGACAAACGAAAGAACACACAATATTAGCCAAGAACTTGggaattgaaaagatttgtgttgttgtaaataAGATGGATAAGGAGAATTGGAGTGAAAATAGATTCGAAACAATAAAGACCCAAATGTTGGAGTTTTTGACTAGCCTGGGTGTGGATTTCAAACCAGagcaaattgattttgttccGATTTCGGGACTAACTGGCAATAATGTGGTAAAGAGGGACCAATCTATTGAGCCTTTCAAATGGTACACAGGTCCCACATTAGCACAAtacattgaaaatgttCCATTGGCAACAATCAGTGAAACGAATATATCCCAAGAGCCATTCTATCTCTCGGTTCATGACGTCTATAAAGATAAAggtgatttgaaagtgaTTGGTAAGATAAACAGCGGGTTTATACAGACAAGAGAGACTGTTGTGTTCCACCCAAGTGGAGAGAGGTTGCAAGTACTGTCCATACTAGTATCTCAACAAAcagttgattttgcaattggtGGTCAATTGGCTactttgttgttcaaaAGTAGTCAGGTGTCTAATGACTCAGCAGATATTGTACGTATTGGAGATGTTGTGTCAAAGGTACAATCATCGATTAAAACTGTGAAAAAATTCATTGCATCTGTtaacttgttcaatatAGACAAACCACTTTTGGTAGGTATGCCATTTATATTATTCAGAAACAGCAGTCAAGTCCCTGCCAGAATTACCAatattattgaaatcacAGACTCGaccaagaagaagaaaaagaggcTTTTACACTTGacttcaaaacaaaatgcaattgtCGAAATTGAGGTTGATGGCGGTGCGTCATTACCATTGACTACCTACGAGGACAATGCAAAATTGGGCAGAATAGTTCTTCGTAGAGAAGGGCTCACAATAGGGGCAGGAAAAGTAACTGAAATTAGATTGAGTAGCCACTAA